In one Chryseobacterium camelliae genomic region, the following are encoded:
- a CDS encoding 6-pyruvoyl trahydropterin synthase family protein has protein sequence MIRITKIFTFETAHVLYNYDGKCKNMHGHSYKLFVTVKGKPINDLENPKNGMVVDFGDIKAIVKSEIVDVWDHAVMINALSPHKELGEGLENHGHKVIYCTFQPTCENMLYAIASKIKSRLPEGISLAYLKLHETENSYGEWFAEDNQ, from the coding sequence ATGATACGTATTACAAAAATTTTTACATTCGAAACGGCGCATGTGCTGTACAATTATGATGGAAAATGTAAAAATATGCATGGACATTCCTATAAACTTTTCGTAACGGTGAAAGGAAAGCCGATTAATGATTTGGAGAATCCTAAAAACGGGATGGTGGTAGATTTTGGTGATATCAAAGCGATCGTAAAATCTGAAATTGTGGATGTTTGGGATCATGCGGTGATGATCAATGCGCTTTCTCCTCATAAAGAATTGGGAGAAGGTCTTGAAAATCATGGACATAAGGTGATTTATTGTACGTTCCAGCCGACTTGCGAGAATATGTTATACGCCATCGCATCAAAAATAAAGTCGAGACTTCCGGAAGGAATTTCTTTGGCTTATCTTAAACTTCACGAAACAGAAAACTCTTACGGAGAGTGGTTTGCAGAAGACAATCAGTAA
- a CDS encoding acyl-CoA thioesterase: MSLIFEKQIQVTEQHIDGNNHVNNVQYVHWVEEIAGEHWDFVKHKTEFSEFAWMLLDHHIQYKKQVYLNDIITIKTYPKAPEGIRQPRKVEFYCNDQLVVDSNTLWVLVDVDTQRIKRLESDWLDKL, from the coding sequence ATGAGTTTGATTTTTGAAAAACAAATACAGGTTACGGAACAACATATTGATGGAAATAATCATGTCAACAATGTTCAGTATGTGCATTGGGTGGAAGAAATTGCCGGCGAACATTGGGATTTTGTGAAACATAAAACTGAGTTTTCAGAATTTGCATGGATGCTTCTCGATCATCATATTCAGTATAAAAAACAAGTGTATCTCAACGATATCATTACGATAAAAACCTATCCTAAAGCTCCTGAAGGAATTCGACAGCCGAGAAAAGTTGAATTTTACTGCAACGATCAACTCGTGGTGGATTCAAATACGCTTTGGGTTTTGGTTGATGTGGACACACAGCGAATTAAAAGACTGGAAAGCGATTGGCTGGATAAACTGTAA